In the genome of Mycoplasma nasistruthionis, the window TTAATTATACAATTTTTAAAGTTATACTATTTAAATAAATAGTATAATAATGTTGCATCGTTAGCTCAGCCGGTAGAGCAGATGGCTCTTAACCATCGGGTCGCGGGTTCGAACCCTGTACGATGTACCATATCAGTTCAACTGACCAGATACTAACCAAACGGTGAGTTTTATTATGTGGAAAATTTTGTTCCATAATCTTTTTATTTAACTTTTTGACAAAAATGGTAATTAAAATGTGTAAAATAAAATAAGAGAATAAATCAAAAGACTGTCCTGTCTTTTTATTTATGCACTTTTTTAGATTGAAAGGAGGAAAAATGAAAAATTTTAAACACTTTTTTCAAAAATTATTTGGCATTACATCTAAGAAAAAACCTGATTTAAATGCTATTGAAGACTTAAATCAAGACTTAGAAGCCATTCAATTACACCAAACACACATTCATAAACAAAATACTGTTTATAAAAGAACTAGAATGTCAAACTTTGGTTTAAAACTAAGCTTTTTATATGGGCAATTTACTTTAACTACAATTTTATTAATCACAATCGCTACTGCTATAGTATTTGGGGTAGTTAGTGTGTTTTTAGTTAAAAACGTTGGTATTTACAACTTTGGTTTAGCAGCTTTTGGACAAGCGGCTGCTAAAATTATCGTTGTTAACTTAAAGGAATCACAAGTATCTCAAACAGTTAGAAACTTAATTGACCAGTTTGTTTTCTGAATTGCTTATGTTATTTTAAGTATTCCGATATTCTATTTTGGTTATAAAAAAGTTGGCGTTTTATTTACTAACTTAACTGTTTTATTCTTAGTAGTTTCATCAGTTGTTTCATTTAGTTTAGGTTTAATTCCAGGAGTTAATAGTACTTATATTATTGGTGATTTTTCAAACCAAAAAATTAAAGATCTGCTACCAGATTATAGTAAAGCACTTAGTTCACTAATTCCATTATTATGAGACGCACAATCATCAGCAAGTATTATTGCTTTAATGATTTACTCAATTGTTTATGGAGTTGTTTTAGCTTATGTATTTGCAATTATTCAAATCATTGGTGGAACAGCAGGTGTTACAGGTGTTATTGGTGAGTGATATGCTAACGCAAAACAAAAATCATTTGGACAAATTTCTGGTTATATGAATATCATCATTGTTATAATTGCTGTTTTTGTTGGTTCATATTTACCAGGTCGTATCTTACTAGCTCAAGCTGGCTTAGATAACGCTAAACAAATGGAAGAATTCGGAAGAAGCATCCACACAGAACTATACTTTTCACCGAACTTAGTTGCTACAATTTTAGTAAACGTTGTTTACATTATGGTGTTAGACAAACTATTTCCTAAATTCAAACTTGTTAGAGTTCAAGTATTCTCACACAAATCTAAAGAAATTCAACACAAAATTGTTAACGATCCAAAAATTGTTACAGGGTTAACAATATTTAAGGCTAAAGGTGGACATAAAAATGAAGAAATTGATGTATTAACTTCGATTTCATTATTCAGACATGTTCTAAGAATTATTAAAGATGTTAGATCAGTAGACAATCAAGCCTTTATTGTTATTTCTGATGTAAAAAGTATTGATGGAAATATTTACTTACCAGAAACTAAGTTTTAATCATTCAAACAAGCTTATTAGCTTGTTTTTAATTGTTTAAAATCATTATTAAAAAAACAAAAAATTAACAAAAATATTAAATAACAATTAAACATTTAAAAAACAAAAAAGCACTCACAGAGTGCTTTTTTGTATAAAAAAATCTGCAAACGCAGATCTGGTGCCATTTACGAGAATCGAACTCGTGTCGGTTGGTTACGAGTCAACTGTTTTACCACTAAACTAAAATGGCATGGTGGAGATAAGGGGAATCGAACCCCTGTCCACGCAACGAGATTAATGCAACTTCTACAGTTTAGTTTATTTTTGCTAACACTAATTATCTAAAATAAACAAAAAACAAATTAATGTTTGACTCATTTCATTTAAGTTTGTCAACGCTTAAACTATCCTAAAATACCGAATTAATTAATCTAGGAAAATCAATTAACCCACTAGATTGTTATATTAAACAAAAGCTAGGTTTGAAAAGTTGTTCATCATGTATAAGTTTGATGAAGCTGATTTTTGTTGTTTTCCGTTTAGAAAAGCCTAGTGGTATTTATAGTCTACCACACTACTGCCATTACATTAGCCCGAAGCCTGTCGAAACCATTATATCCCCATTAATAGTTATTTAAGGTTTTTAAGACTCTTTTATTAACTTCTTCTTTTATGATTTTATCTCGCTTGTCATATTTTTTAAGTCCTTTAGCAAGCGCAATTTCCAGCTTAATTAAAGACTTTTTATTAAAATACAACTTCAAAGGAATAATTGTTAATGATAAAGAATCTGCTTTGAATTTAAATTTAAGCATTTCTTTTTTATGTAACAATAATTTACGATCACGAAATTCATCACATTTTACATTCATGTATTGTTTAAAATACGCTTCTTTTAAATACATTTCATCTTTATAAATTGAACAAAATGCGTTTGATAAATCAATTGAATTAGCTCTAGCTGATTTTACTTCTCAACCCATTAGTTCTAATCCAACCTCTAATTTATCTAAAATTTCATAATCACGATGTGCCTTTTTATTGGTCGAAATAATTTTCATACATTTATTTTACTTTATTAATTAGAAAAATAAAAAAAGAAATACAAATTTTAAGTTTTTTAGTATAATAGACCCATTTTCCAATTAATTTAGTATAATTATTAATATATATGCAACAACTAAAAAAGGAGTGAATATGGATAAAAAATATAATCATAAAGAAGTTGAAAAAGGTATTGATGCAAAATGACAAAAAAATAAATATTTTCAAAGTCATGATGAAACAAAAAGACCTTTTACAATTTTGCTTCCACCTCCAAATGTTACAGGTAAATTACACTTAGGCCATGCACTAGATGTTTATATTCCTGACACAATTATTAGATATAAAAAACTACAGGGTTATGACGTTTTATGACTACCAGGAATGGATCATGCCGGAATAGCTACACAATCTAAAGTTGAAGATGAAATTTATAAAGCTTCAAAATTAACACGTCATGATTTAGGACGTGAGAAGTTCTTGGATAAAGTTTGAGAATGAAAAGAAGAGTATGCTAAACTATTTAAAAAACAATGATCTACAATCGGATTAGCTTTAGATTATTCAAATGAACGTTTTACATTAGATGCT includes:
- a CDS encoding DUF2179 domain-containing protein gives rise to the protein MKNFKHFFQKLFGITSKKKPDLNAIEDLNQDLEAIQLHQTHIHKQNTVYKRTRMSNFGLKLSFLYGQFTLTTILLITIATAIVFGVVSVFLVKNVGIYNFGLAAFGQAAAKIIVVNLKESQVSQTVRNLIDQFVFWIAYVILSIPIFYFGYKKVGVLFTNLTVLFLVVSSVVSFSLGLIPGVNSTYIIGDFSNQKIKDLLPDYSKALSSLIPLLWDAQSSASIIALMIYSIVYGVVLAYVFAIIQIIGGTAGVTGVIGEWYANAKQKSFGQISGYMNIIIVIIAVFVGSYLPGRILLAQAGLDNAKQMEEFGRSIHTELYFSPNLVATILVNVVYIMVLDKLFPKFKLVRVQVFSHKSKEIQHKIVNDPKIVTGLTIFKAKGGHKNEEIDVLTSISLFRHVLRIIKDVRSVDNQAFIVISDVKSIDGNIYLPETKF
- the smpB gene encoding SsrA-binding protein, encoding MKIISTNKKAHRDYEILDKLEVGLELMGWEVKSARANSIDLSNAFCSIYKDEMYLKEAYFKQYMNVKCDEFRDRKLLLHKKEMLKFKFKADSLSLTIIPLKLYFNKKSLIKLEIALAKGLKKYDKRDKIIKEEVNKRVLKTLNNY